The Lycium barbarum isolate Lr01 chromosome 12, ASM1917538v2, whole genome shotgun sequence genome includes a region encoding these proteins:
- the LOC132624444 gene encoding uncharacterized protein LOC132624444 gives MKNHKNRPAGAAPFPEVNEVYAHYSRRGKGHGPSRARARDSGCGRDTGQGRNSSLGVNHSSKKNHYQKGKNKDDRHEVPEARGSENKCYRCGGSGHWSHTCRTTKHLVELYQASMKRKEKNPEANFISENQVDITHLDVTDFFERRKDRSLDW, from the coding sequence ATGAAAAATCACAAGAATCGGCCTGCTGGCGCCGCaccattccccgaagtgaatgaggtGTACGCCCACTACTCTAGGCGTGGAAAAGGTCATGGCCCCAGTCGTGCTCGTGCTCGTGATAGTGGTTGTGGTCGTGATACTGGTCAAGGAAGAAATTCTTCTCTTGGTGTTAATCATTCATCAAAGAAGAATCACTACCAGAAAGGGAAAAATAAGGATGATAGGCATGAAGTGCCAGAAGCACGTggctcagaaaataaatgctatcGATGTGGTGGAAGTGGACACTGGTCACATACCTGTCGTACGACAAAACACTTGGTTGAGCTTTATCAGGCATCAAtgaaaaggaaagagaaaaatCCTGAAGCTAATTTTATCTCTGAAAATCAAGTTGACATCACACACTTGGATGTAACAGATTTCTTTGAGAGAAGGAAAGATAGATCACTTGATTGGTGA